The Gracilimonas sp. genome contains a region encoding:
- a CDS encoding tyrosine-type recombinase/integrase, producing the protein MAFLIKRGKYYYVNFYSEDLGKKNVRKSLGTRHKDVAQKMVTELEKLESLGKINPFSKGFNPKKVLQRNTSNETTDCNTVSESIELFYKSKNHLSPATIGAYQRALGHFVELNELSDVHPTNVLSYHFENVIFKKSITSATRHYYFRHFRSWWKFLLKKNIVEKDYFPEIKKDLPRIRENTRPKMISEEELGILFKKFDDELARKKDLPEFDPNLVQHWFKPIVALYFYGGLRKHEAAYDPELSYSGLKGENLIYESKELSYISLPPTKGRKERLIPIINELKKELEVYLKVRAKISPSDYVFIYTGGNTKGQPVRGMRVYREFKRYCKEAGIPTSRTLHGMRHQAVTTWIEKGFHTAEASYMAGHSSQKVTEKYTHLTVKRLKDKMKALS; encoded by the coding sequence ATGGCATTTCTAATCAAACGCGGTAAATACTACTATGTGAACTTTTACTCTGAAGACCTGGGTAAAAAGAATGTTCGGAAATCATTGGGCACCAGGCACAAGGATGTTGCTCAAAAAATGGTAACTGAACTCGAAAAACTGGAATCGTTAGGCAAGATCAATCCCTTTTCGAAAGGATTCAATCCTAAGAAGGTTTTACAAAGAAACACCAGTAATGAAACCACTGATTGTAACACGGTTAGTGAATCCATTGAATTATTCTACAAATCAAAAAACCATCTCTCCCCGGCAACCATTGGAGCCTACCAGCGAGCTTTAGGTCATTTTGTAGAATTAAATGAGTTATCAGATGTGCATCCAACAAATGTACTGAGCTATCATTTTGAGAATGTGATCTTCAAAAAGAGCATTACTTCTGCTACAAGGCACTATTACTTTCGACATTTCCGGTCTTGGTGGAAGTTTCTGCTGAAAAAGAACATTGTGGAGAAGGATTACTTTCCTGAGATTAAAAAGGATTTGCCAAGAATTAGAGAAAATACCCGACCCAAAATGATTTCTGAGGAAGAACTTGGAATTCTTTTTAAGAAATTCGATGATGAGTTAGCCAGAAAGAAAGACTTACCTGAATTCGATCCTAATTTAGTCCAACACTGGTTCAAACCGATCGTAGCATTGTATTTCTATGGTGGTCTCCGAAAACATGAGGCGGCTTATGACCCTGAGCTTTCGTACTCAGGACTAAAAGGTGAAAACCTGATCTATGAAAGTAAAGAGCTTAGCTACATTTCACTACCACCCACCAAAGGTAGAAAAGAACGGTTAATTCCTATCATTAATGAATTGAAGAAAGAACTGGAGGTGTATTTAAAAGTTCGTGCTAAGATTAGTCCAAGTGATTATGTGTTTATTTACACGGGTGGAAATACAAAAGGTCAACCAGTTCGTGGAATGAGAGTGTATAGGGAATTTAAACGCTACTGTAAGGAAGCCGGTATTCCAACTTCTCGTACTTTACATGGAATGAGACACCAAGCTGTAACTACTTGGATTGAGAAAGGATTTCACACGGCTGAAGCGAGTTATATGGCTGGACATTCGAGCCAGAAAGTAACGGAAAAATACACCCATTTGACTGTGAAAAGACTTAAGGATAAAATGAAAGCTCTCTCCTGA
- a CDS encoding MerR family transcriptional regulator has product MMRENQNEKYQDITTFKIGEVARRAKVNKETVRYYEKRSLIPTPDRRRSGYRIFTQRHIDQIKFIKRAQELGFTLSEIKELLELRIDEDTTCSEIKSEAQEKYQDVVEKIEDLQRIKNTLVDLIDSCAGEGPKGDCPILKALEGENKNILGNK; this is encoded by the coding sequence ATGATGAGAGAAAACCAGAATGAAAAGTATCAAGACATCACCACTTTCAAAATTGGTGAAGTAGCTCGCCGTGCAAAAGTTAATAAAGAAACCGTCCGTTATTACGAAAAACGCAGTCTTATTCCCACACCTGACCGAAGACGATCAGGATATCGCATATTTACCCAACGGCATATCGACCAGATCAAATTTATCAAGCGTGCACAAGAGCTGGGATTCACGCTAAGCGAAATCAAGGAATTGCTGGAGCTACGAATTGATGAGGACACTACTTGCTCAGAGATCAAAAGTGAAGCGCAAGAAAAATACCAAGATGTGGTGGAAAAGATCGAAGACCTACAACGAATAAAGAATACCCTGGTAGATTTAATTGATTCTTGTGCTGGGGAAGGACCTAAAGGAGACTGTCCTATTTTAAAGGCTCTTGAAGGCGAAAATAAAAACATCCTTGGCAATAAGTGA
- a CDS encoding efflux RND transporter permease subunit gives MLNKTIRFFLENKLVAVLFLLVLVGWGLAVAPFNWNLDFLPRDRVPVDAIPNLGENQQIVYTDWEGQSPQDIEDQVTYPLTTQLLTVPGIKTVRSNSMTGLSIIYIIFEEDVDYYWSRSRILEKLNSLPAGTIPQTAKPALGPDATGLGQIFWYTLEGRDQSGEPAGGWDPQELRSIQDFYVKYGLSGAQGVAEVASIGGYVKEYQIDIDPNKLKTYGVTLPEVIDAVRKTNAETGARTIEMNNVEYLVRGIGYIENLEDLESAVVKVVDNTPIRIQDVAFVSMGPAPRRGVLDKAGAEAVGGVVVARQGANPQQVIDNIKAQIKEISAGLPVKTLEDGTESQVTIVPFYDRSTLISETLGTLEEALTLQILITIIVIVIMVLNLRTSVLISAMLPIAVLMTFIAMKYFGVDANIVALSGIAIAIGTIVDMGVILSENMLRHLEEMGEDESLLEVIYNATVEVAGAVLTAITTTIVSFLPVFTMIAAEGKLFKPLAYTKTFALIASIIITITLIPPFAHWFFGLKINNKKLKLSWNGLLVIGGFIAMLTVSGWGGLLIMGFGLINGVGFFLGEEYHKRIPFLNNALSVVVVTWLLTEYWLPFGPSVSFAGNLFFIVLVIALILATFWLIIKYYQPIISWCLDHKKIFLTLPSFFVIFGVVIWLGFATTFGFVAKSFNTVGVDISETSVWTSASEAFPGLGEEFMPALDEGAFLLMPTTMPHAGVEEAEDVMRKIDLSVNSIPEVEMVVGKMGRAESALDPAPISMFENVIQYKSEYKTDENGRRMRFEVNDSGEFVRGEDGELIPDENGKYYRQWRDHIHSPDDIWDEIVAAARIPGTTSAPKLQPIETRLIMLQSGMRAPMGVKVKGSDLQEIENFGLQLEDVLKNAEGVKASSVFAERIVGKPYLEVHWNREQLARYGLSVQDVQQFMSMGVGGMAVSTSVEGRERYPIRVRFARELRDNPEALNELLVPTKTGVQVPLSQLAEIKYRQGPQAIKSEDTFLVGYVIFDKLDGFAEIEVVENARRAIEESVNSGNIAVPAGINFEFAGNYENQVRAEKRLSVILPIALVIIFLIMYFQFRSVATTSMIFSSIFVAWAGGFLLVWLYGQGWFLNFDLFGQNLRDLFQMGTVNLSVAVWVGFIALFGIAADGGVVMATYLDQLFDRKKPKTSAELREVVIEASTRRIRPTLMTTATTILALLPVLTSTGRGSDIMVPMAIPSVGGMFLQIITLLVIPVLYYMWKEFKMKKELS, from the coding sequence ATGCTAAATAAAACCATCCGGTTTTTCCTGGAAAATAAACTTGTAGCTGTACTATTCTTGCTAGTCTTAGTAGGCTGGGGACTTGCAGTAGCTCCCTTTAATTGGAATCTTGACTTTCTTCCTCGGGATCGTGTTCCTGTGGATGCTATTCCAAACCTTGGGGAGAACCAACAGATCGTGTATACCGATTGGGAAGGTCAATCTCCTCAGGATATAGAAGATCAGGTCACCTATCCTCTGACTACTCAATTACTGACTGTGCCTGGCATCAAAACCGTTCGAAGTAATTCGATGACCGGTCTTTCCATCATTTACATCATTTTCGAAGAGGATGTGGATTATTATTGGAGTCGCTCCCGCATCCTTGAAAAACTAAACTCACTTCCGGCAGGCACTATTCCTCAAACTGCAAAGCCCGCCCTTGGTCCTGATGCTACCGGACTGGGGCAGATATTTTGGTACACGCTGGAAGGCAGGGATCAAAGTGGAGAGCCCGCAGGTGGCTGGGACCCTCAAGAGTTACGGTCCATACAAGACTTTTATGTGAAATACGGACTATCAGGAGCTCAAGGTGTGGCAGAAGTTGCTTCCATTGGAGGGTATGTAAAAGAGTACCAGATTGACATCGACCCAAACAAACTAAAAACGTATGGGGTTACTCTGCCTGAAGTGATCGATGCAGTACGAAAAACCAATGCTGAGACCGGTGCCCGAACTATTGAGATGAATAACGTGGAATACCTGGTTCGGGGAATTGGGTACATAGAAAACCTGGAAGATTTGGAATCTGCTGTGGTTAAAGTAGTGGATAATACGCCCATTCGAATTCAGGATGTTGCCTTCGTAAGTATGGGGCCTGCTCCACGAAGAGGTGTGCTGGATAAGGCTGGAGCAGAAGCCGTTGGTGGAGTAGTCGTAGCCCGGCAAGGTGCCAATCCCCAGCAGGTAATTGATAATATAAAAGCACAGATCAAAGAGATTTCTGCCGGCCTGCCTGTAAAAACCCTTGAAGACGGAACCGAATCTCAAGTCACCATTGTACCATTTTATGATCGCTCTACGCTGATCTCTGAAACCTTGGGGACGCTCGAAGAAGCGCTCACACTTCAAATCCTGATTACCATTATCGTGATCGTTATAATGGTACTGAATTTGCGAACTTCGGTGCTAATTTCTGCCATGCTCCCCATCGCTGTACTCATGACCTTTATTGCCATGAAGTATTTTGGGGTGGATGCTAACATTGTGGCCCTTTCCGGGATCGCTATTGCCATTGGTACCATTGTGGATATGGGAGTCATTCTTTCTGAAAATATGCTCCGGCATTTGGAAGAGATGGGGGAAGATGAATCACTTCTGGAAGTCATATACAATGCTACTGTTGAAGTTGCCGGGGCTGTATTGACGGCCATAACCACCACCATTGTGAGTTTTCTCCCGGTCTTTACGATGATCGCTGCCGAAGGGAAACTATTCAAACCATTGGCTTACACTAAAACCTTCGCGCTGATTGCTTCCATCATCATTACAATCACACTTATCCCACCCTTTGCCCATTGGTTCTTCGGGCTGAAGATCAATAATAAGAAATTAAAACTTAGTTGGAACGGTTTGCTGGTGATCGGAGGATTCATTGCCATGTTGACTGTTTCAGGTTGGGGTGGTCTGTTGATCATGGGCTTCGGGCTCATCAATGGCGTGGGATTCTTTTTAGGCGAAGAATATCACAAACGAATTCCATTTCTCAATAATGCGCTTTCTGTAGTAGTAGTCACCTGGCTACTGACAGAATACTGGCTTCCTTTTGGGCCATCGGTCTCTTTTGCAGGTAATTTGTTTTTTATCGTTTTAGTGATCGCCCTTATTCTTGCCACCTTCTGGCTCATCATCAAATATTATCAACCCATTATTAGTTGGTGCCTGGATCATAAAAAGATTTTTCTAACCCTTCCATCCTTTTTCGTGATTTTTGGGGTGGTAATTTGGCTGGGCTTTGCAACTACCTTTGGGTTTGTAGCCAAAAGCTTTAATACGGTCGGGGTTGATATAAGCGAAACATCCGTTTGGACTTCAGCGTCCGAAGCTTTTCCAGGACTGGGTGAAGAATTTATGCCTGCCCTGGATGAAGGAGCTTTCCTTTTGATGCCTACTACGATGCCTCACGCCGGTGTAGAAGAGGCAGAAGACGTGATGCGTAAAATTGACCTGTCTGTTAACTCCATACCGGAAGTTGAAATGGTCGTTGGAAAAATGGGCCGGGCTGAATCAGCTTTGGACCCGGCACCTATCTCCATGTTCGAAAATGTGATTCAATATAAATCGGAATACAAAACGGATGAAAATGGCCGGCGGATGCGATTCGAGGTCAATGATTCAGGGGAGTTTGTAAGAGGTGAAGATGGAGAACTGATCCCGGATGAAAACGGTAAGTATTATCGCCAGTGGCGCGATCATATTCACTCCCCGGATGATATCTGGGATGAAATTGTAGCTGCCGCACGCATACCCGGAACCACCTCTGCCCCCAAACTTCAGCCTATTGAAACACGATTGATCATGTTGCAATCTGGCATGAGAGCCCCTATGGGGGTCAAAGTAAAGGGAAGTGATCTTCAAGAAATCGAAAATTTTGGTTTACAATTAGAAGATGTCCTGAAGAATGCTGAAGGCGTAAAAGCTTCATCGGTATTTGCGGAACGTATTGTTGGTAAACCCTATTTGGAAGTTCATTGGAACCGGGAACAGTTAGCCCGCTACGGGTTATCCGTTCAAGACGTGCAGCAATTTATGTCGATGGGTGTGGGTGGGATGGCAGTCTCAACCTCCGTTGAAGGGCGTGAGCGATACCCCATTCGTGTTCGTTTTGCCCGAGAGTTAAGAGATAACCCTGAGGCTTTAAATGAACTTTTGGTTCCCACCAAAACGGGTGTTCAAGTACCTCTTTCACAACTGGCTGAGATCAAATACCGCCAAGGACCACAAGCCATCAAAAGCGAAGATACGTTCCTGGTGGGTTATGTAATCTTCGATAAGTTAGATGGCTTTGCTGAAATTGAAGTGGTAGAAAATGCCAGACGTGCTATTGAAGAAAGTGTGAACTCCGGTAACATAGCGGTTCCCGCAGGTATCAATTTTGAATTCGCGGGCAACTATGAGAATCAGGTCCGAGCTGAGAAACGGCTAAGCGTTATTCTGCCTATTGCGCTGGTCATTATCTTCCTGATCATGTATTTCCAATTTCGGTCTGTGGCTACTACATCCATGATCTTCAGTAGCATTTTTGTGGCCTGGGCGGGGGGATTCCTGCTCGTCTGGCTTTACGGTCAAGGATGGTTTCTGAATTTTGATCTGTTTGGTCAAAATCTTCGGGATCTGTTTCAAATGGGAACCGTGAACTTAAGTGTGGCCGTTTGGGTAGGTTTCATCGCCTTATTTGGAATTGCAGCTGACGGAGGCGTAGTGATGGCAACCTATCTCGACCAATTGTTCGATCGCAAGAAGCCGAAGACATCGGCCGAATTACGAGAAGTAGTGATAGAGGCAAGTACACGCAGAATTCGCCCGACACTCATGACGACAGCCACCACCATCCTTGCTTTGTTACCCGTCCTAACATCCACAGGCCGAGGCTCGGATATTATGGTGCCTATGGCAATCCCGAGTGTAGGTGGCATGTTCCTGCAAATCATCACATTACTGGTTATACCGGTCCTTTATTACATGTGGAAAGAATTTAAAATGAAAAAAGAATTGTCATGA